The following coding sequences are from one Methanosarcina sp. WWM596 window:
- a CDS encoding MBL fold metallo-hydrolase codes for MISKKLIDLGVLALRQRNSRGTFKPHVSLRFRDNEGDLRTFSIDTTRTLGKCPQPDAYLITHAHSDHHGKSAMLSPRAVCTEKTATALEIRHDKKYAGSMCRLGDEIEVEGVKVRTCPTEHTVGAAAFYWENDVGTRILVTGDVKDASKLPPCDVLITEANYGDPKDPSCHFADDLDRMKCALFESGPVAFGAYEFGKTQRAVELIRGFGYDGTIRMGTRTRVLTRSMLEDAGELAGLDSGNEDDVFVVAPWNLNKLPWNVKKYVLSCRADYPYPIIKISDHLDACGLEDMVRKLNPEVTLVYHPGGDRPSKFSKHLNSIGIDSISIDQIGNVLSNEFI; via the coding sequence GTGATTTCTAAAAAATTAATTGACCTTGGAGTGCTCGCGCTCAGGCAGCGCAATTCCCGAGGAACCTTTAAACCCCATGTCTCACTCCGTTTCAGGGACAATGAAGGAGATTTACGTACTTTTTCTATTGATACGACCCGGACTCTGGGAAAGTGCCCCCAGCCCGATGCTTACCTGATTACCCATGCCCATTCCGATCATCACGGAAAATCTGCTATGCTCTCTCCGCGGGCGGTCTGTACGGAAAAAACAGCAACTGCTCTTGAAATCAGGCACGACAAAAAATATGCGGGCAGCATGTGCAGGCTAGGGGATGAAATTGAAGTCGAAGGGGTGAAGGTAAGGACTTGCCCTACGGAACACACTGTTGGCGCCGCGGCTTTTTACTGGGAAAACGATGTAGGAACAAGAATCCTGGTCACAGGAGATGTCAAGGATGCCAGCAAGCTTCCTCCCTGCGATGTCCTTATAACTGAAGCTAACTACGGAGACCCTAAAGACCCGTCCTGTCATTTTGCTGATGACCTTGACCGCATGAAATGCGCCCTTTTTGAGAGCGGACCTGTTGCCTTCGGAGCATATGAGTTCGGAAAAACCCAGCGTGCTGTTGAACTAATAAGAGGCTTCGGGTACGATGGCACAATTCGGATGGGAACCCGGACCAGGGTGCTTACGCGGAGCATGCTTGAAGACGCAGGAGAACTTGCAGGGCTTGACTCCGGAAATGAGGATGACGTTTTCGTGGTGGCTCCCTGGAATCTTAACAAGCTCCCGTGGAATGTGAAAAAGTATGTGTTGAGTTGCCGGGCTGATTATCCGTATCCTATTATCAAGATAAGTGACCACCTTGATGCGTGCGGGCTTGAGGATATGGTCCGAAAGCTTAATCCCGAAGTCACTCTTGTTTACCATCCCGGAGGAGACAGGCCTTCAAAATTTTCAAAACATTTAAATTCAATAGGGATCGATTCGATATCTATAGATCAGATCGGTAATGTTTTAAGCAATGAATTTATTTAA
- a CDS encoding TetR/AcrR family transcriptional regulator, producing MKEMNETNQQILHYAGNFLQCRGYNGFSYRDISRKLGIKNAAIHHYYPQKEDLVATFLEVSRQKFTANIAQIVESGGSAREQLQYYFDYALKEFDEGKSICPPGSLMLDFEELPEKVKKQHLLLLDEILNWLSRVLKTGLEQGELNFSDPVEVRADAIFETLLGARQLSSIKGRKTLVRSIALIKSDLGWRD from the coding sequence ATGAAAGAGATGAACGAAACCAATCAACAGATACTCCATTATGCAGGGAACTTTTTGCAGTGTCGGGGTTATAATGGATTCAGTTATAGAGACATTTCCCGGAAACTGGGCATAAAGAATGCGGCAATCCATCACTATTATCCCCAAAAAGAAGATCTGGTTGCAACCTTTCTGGAGGTCAGCAGGCAGAAATTTACTGCAAATATTGCTCAAATAGTGGAATCGGGAGGTTCAGCCCGTGAGCAGCTTCAATATTATTTTGATTATGCCCTGAAAGAATTTGATGAAGGCAAAAGTATCTGTCCACCAGGTTCGTTGATGCTTGATTTTGAAGAACTTCCGGAAAAGGTAAAAAAGCAGCATCTTCTGTTACTGGATGAGATCCTGAACTGGCTTTCCAGAGTTCTGAAAACCGGTCTGGAGCAGGGAGAGTTAAATTTCTCAGATCCTGTGGAGGTACGTGCGGATGCGATATTTGAAACCTTACTGGGTGCCAGGCAATTATCCAGCATTAAGGGAAGGAAAACGCTTGTCAGATCAATTGCTCTAATAAAATCCGATCTTGGGTGGAGGGATTGA
- a CDS encoding DUF1638 domain-containing protein, with product MPIMSILSCKIMQDEIVWILENDSAIDEVIVVENENIREFKGKLNKVNIQHKILPIENIPLLSDINNKHEKKSKCEKYTVLVYLMELGLHKNPKDLKNKVYENIDTLAPFSSGILVFYGLCGNVLGDIETDFERNSFPCPVRILKDRKNRIVDDCIGATVGGMDNYLRLLKSVGDAGTYLFTPMYSKGWREFIELDKLHKDPDKALKMMKKTHEMIGYKRVAKINTGLEYTENFDDAIREFAELFDFEILEFNNGNQEIFEDCYGKMKVEIGIMKMEIKNK from the coding sequence ATGCCTATTATGAGTATTCTTTCATGCAAGATAATGCAGGACGAGATTGTCTGGATTCTTGAAAATGACTCTGCGATTGATGAGGTTATTGTAGTTGAAAATGAAAACATCCGGGAATTCAAAGGAAAACTAAATAAAGTAAACATTCAGCACAAAATACTCCCCATTGAGAATATCCCTTTACTTTCTGACATAAATAATAAACATGAGAAAAAAAGTAAATGTGAAAAATATACGGTTCTGGTCTACCTGATGGAACTGGGTCTGCATAAAAACCCAAAAGATTTGAAAAACAAGGTATATGAGAACATAGATACCCTTGCCCCATTCTCTTCAGGGATTCTGGTTTTTTACGGCTTATGTGGAAATGTGCTTGGAGATATCGAAACAGACTTTGAAAGAAATTCATTCCCATGCCCTGTTCGTATCCTTAAAGACAGAAAGAACAGAATAGTAGACGACTGCATAGGAGCGACTGTGGGAGGAATGGATAACTACCTGAGGTTACTCAAAAGTGTTGGTGATGCTGGAACGTATCTTTTTACTCCAATGTACAGTAAGGGCTGGAGAGAGTTTATTGAACTGGATAAGCTGCACAAAGACCCGGATAAAGCCTTGAAAATGATGAAAAAAACCCATGAAATGATTGGCTATAAGAGGGTTGCAAAAATTAATACCGGGCTTGAATACACTGAAAATTTCGATGACGCTATTAGAGAATTTGCAGAACTTTTTGATTTTGAAATACTGGAATTTAATAATGGCAACCAGGAAATTTTCGAAGATTGTTACGGGAAAATGAAAGTGGAAATCGGAATAATGAAAATGGAAATTAAGAATAAATAA
- a CDS encoding DUF1638 domain-containing protein has protein sequence MRDGSLMPVLSIIACEMLEDELVYVLSKDLNAVRLITVENRQCFRFIRKLKSRNCQVRLFPPDRISFFTKQMNRPESRKCPDFLLKLPLLGKIHENMKGKNRKTITVVVNILKLGLHADCDLLKSEIYRNMKEMADFSDGILIFYGNCGRPLRSLEAEFKDFDCPLYFLEDEKGEIVDDCISVALGGNDNYAEVMQSGNGTGMIYLTPMWASGWTEMKKESLGTSDVDKHFLKSPLYKNVVKISNEISRGEEFDKNVSHFARIFDMSIIEREGSMEIARKSYLNARNNICKKLPNYP, from the coding sequence ATGAGAGATGGTTCACTGATGCCTGTACTGAGCATAATTGCTTGTGAAATGCTTGAGGACGAACTTGTTTATGTCCTCTCAAAAGACCTGAATGCAGTACGATTAATCACAGTTGAAAACAGGCAATGTTTCAGGTTTATTCGAAAGCTTAAATCCAGAAATTGCCAGGTCAGGCTTTTTCCTCCTGACAGGATATCTTTTTTCACAAAACAGATGAATCGTCCCGAATCCAGGAAATGTCCTGATTTTCTATTGAAGCTTCCACTTTTAGGGAAAATACATGAGAATATGAAGGGAAAGAACAGAAAAACAATCACCGTAGTGGTAAACATTCTGAAGCTTGGCCTGCATGCAGATTGTGACCTTTTAAAGTCTGAAATCTACCGAAATATGAAGGAAATGGCAGACTTTTCAGATGGAATTCTTATATTTTATGGGAACTGCGGACGCCCGTTAAGGAGCCTGGAAGCTGAGTTCAAAGATTTTGATTGCCCTCTATATTTTCTCGAAGATGAAAAAGGAGAAATTGTGGATGACTGTATCAGCGTAGCTCTTGGGGGCAACGATAATTATGCTGAGGTTATGCAGAGTGGAAACGGCACAGGTATGATATACCTTACCCCTATGTGGGCCTCCGGCTGGACAGAAATGAAAAAAGAATCATTAGGTACTTCTGACGTAGATAAACATTTTTTAAAAAGTCCTTTGTATAAAAACGTTGTTAAAATCAGTAATGAAATCTCCAGAGGAGAAGAATTCGACAAAAATGTCTCTCATTTTGCCCGGATTTTTGATATGAGTATTATTGAAAGGGAAGGCAGTATGGAAATTGCAAGGAAGTCCTACCTGAATGCCAGGAACAATATCTGCAAAAAATTACCCAATTATCCTTAA
- a CDS encoding DUF1699 family protein, with protein sequence MRIRVVSSREEIFTLNPNERIVHLAFRPSNKDIFGLVETCPKIEVIQLPKSYMRTVSKSIEMFLEMQRIQLIEGDVWGHRKDINEYYSIPISVIEKIKEMKIEGKTTEEIEKKISRESKLNPEMVSYILDKETTA encoded by the coding sequence ATGAGAATAAGAGTAGTTAGTTCAAGAGAAGAAATCTTTACACTTAATCCGAATGAACGTATTGTTCACCTGGCTTTCAGACCTTCTAACAAGGACATTTTTGGATTGGTTGAAACCTGCCCGAAGATTGAGGTAATTCAGTTACCTAAATCTTACATGCGTACAGTCTCAAAGTCCATAGAAATGTTCCTTGAGATGCAGAGAATCCAGCTCATCGAAGGAGATGTCTGGGGGCACCGGAAAGACATTAACGAATACTACAGCATTCCAATCTCAGTGATTGAAAAGATTAAAGAAATGAAAATCGAAGGTAAAACCACTGAGGAGATTGAGAAAAAGATTTCAAGGGAAAGCAAGTTGAACCCTGAAATGGTCAGTTATATCCTGGATAAGGAAACTACTGCCTGA
- the trxA gene encoding thioredoxin has product MKPLLLDFSATWCGPCRMQKPILEELEKKYGDKVEFKVVDVDENQELASKYSIHAVPTLIIEKDGTEVKRFMGVTQGSVLASELDKIL; this is encoded by the coding sequence ATGAAACCGTTGTTATTGGACTTTTCCGCAACATGGTGTGGACCTTGCAGAATGCAAAAACCTATTCTTGAAGAGCTCGAGAAAAAGTACGGGGATAAGGTAGAGTTCAAGGTTGTCGATGTAGATGAAAACCAGGAGCTTGCCTCAAAGTACAGCATACACGCTGTCCCGACCCTGATCATTGAGAAGGATGGGACTGAAGTAAAGCGCTTTATGGGTGTAACCCAGGGCAGTGTACTGGCATCTGAACTCGATAAAATTCTCTGA
- the cofE gene encoding coenzyme F420-0:L-glutamate ligase — MSPEITSIQMFGIKTPIIRAGDDIVQTLEVALQDTGIIPVDGDVFVLAESAVATAEKRIIELASISPGEKALSLGEKYGIDPREMELVLQECDELFGGVPGAALTITKGILSPNAGIDASNAPDGYVVLLPVDPRKSSENIRKRLEQRYSCRLGVIIGDSRTQPLRLGCTGIALGVSGFVPVEDARGAFDIYGKPLRLTYKAAADNLVSAAEILMGEAGERVPCVLIRGAPVKMADESPEMPTISMEGCMYFGNIIRGQNNDPEKENPETGNQ, encoded by the coding sequence ATGAGTCCAGAAATCACTTCCATCCAGATGTTTGGGATTAAGACCCCTATCATCAGAGCAGGGGATGACATCGTGCAGACCCTTGAAGTTGCACTGCAGGACACTGGCATTATTCCAGTTGACGGGGATGTTTTTGTGCTGGCTGAGTCGGCTGTTGCCACAGCGGAAAAAAGAATCATCGAACTTGCCAGCATCAGTCCTGGGGAAAAAGCATTATCCCTCGGGGAAAAATACGGGATAGACCCGAGAGAAATGGAGCTTGTGCTTCAGGAATGTGATGAGCTCTTTGGGGGCGTCCCCGGAGCCGCACTTACGATTACAAAGGGCATCCTTTCTCCCAATGCTGGAATAGATGCTTCAAATGCCCCTGACGGCTATGTAGTCCTGCTTCCGGTAGACCCTAGAAAAAGCTCCGAAAACATCCGGAAAAGGCTTGAGCAGCGTTACTCCTGCAGACTGGGAGTTATTATAGGGGACAGCAGAACTCAGCCCCTGCGGTTAGGCTGCACGGGGATTGCACTCGGAGTATCAGGCTTTGTGCCTGTGGAGGATGCAAGGGGCGCTTTTGATATTTACGGAAAGCCCCTCCGCCTGACTTACAAAGCAGCGGCGGATAACCTGGTTTCAGCTGCCGAAATCCTTATGGGAGAAGCCGGAGAAAGGGTTCCCTGCGTGCTAATCCGGGGCGCTCCGGTAAAAATGGCAGATGAGTCTCCGGAGATGCCAACAATCTCAATGGAAGGGTGTATGTATTTCGGCAACATCATCAGGGGCCAGAACAATGATCCGGAAAAAGAGAATCCGGAAACAGGGAATCAATAA
- a CDS encoding DUF1638 domain-containing protein codes for MKVMSIISCKIFEDEIVHLVEHDEEVDEVIVLKNGSSEDIVRKFGEIGCSCRELTLNNIEAQRFLKDVMRVDREGLMLVINILEVVGMGKKRTMLKTNLYDAILKMSLFSDKMLLFYGLCGNLLKDIEIDFKYLKCPLTLLRDPEGNIVDDCICAALGGKRAFVEKIKGFRGKRVFMLTSMWAANWEKMVVANGFARSLENLEESKLVFRAARYTQVAKINAGLNYQHNFESRVREFAAFYNFEITEIETDQAIFEMCYSELKHSLTAPVLM; via the coding sequence ATGAAGGTAATGAGTATCATATCATGTAAAATCTTTGAGGATGAAATTGTCCATTTAGTGGAGCATGATGAAGAGGTGGATGAAGTTATAGTACTGAAAAATGGGAGTTCGGAGGACATTGTACGGAAGTTTGGTGAAATTGGCTGTTCCTGCCGGGAATTGACTCTCAATAATATCGAGGCACAAAGGTTCCTTAAGGATGTGATGCGTGTGGACAGGGAGGGCCTCATGCTTGTGATCAACATCCTTGAAGTAGTTGGCATGGGAAAAAAGCGTACTATGCTGAAAACGAACTTATATGATGCGATTCTGAAGATGTCGCTCTTCTCAGACAAAATGCTTTTGTTCTATGGGCTTTGCGGAAACTTGCTCAAAGATATTGAGATAGATTTCAAGTACCTTAAGTGTCCTCTCACATTGCTCAGGGACCCCGAAGGAAACATCGTTGATGACTGCATCTGTGCGGCTCTAGGGGGCAAAAGAGCTTTCGTGGAAAAAATAAAGGGTTTCAGGGGTAAAAGGGTTTTCATGCTTACTTCCATGTGGGCTGCCAACTGGGAAAAAATGGTTGTAGCTAACGGGTTTGCCCGGAGTCTGGAAAATCTCGAAGAGTCAAAGCTGGTATTTCGGGCTGCCAGATATACTCAGGTAGCAAAGATTAATGCCGGCTTAAACTATCAGCATAATTTCGAGTCCAGGGTAAGGGAATTTGCAGCTTTCTATAATTTTGAAATTACAGAAATCGAAACTGACCAGGCTATCTTTGAAATGTGTTACAGTGAACTGAAGCATTCGCTTACGGCCCCTGTCTTAATGTAA
- a CDS encoding transposase: MWTTRANMHLTKKIKINPTEEQIDVLWQLSEQCRCLYNFALAERKNSWETEQRTVKYVEQQNHLPALKESFSHKANEIPLSFEVGNVCDLLAIKQVEIYNYDPYKGRGNFVVSITYDENPISPITEYVDNDLYQAIDLGITKIVTAVNTQGKFFEVKTPRSDQYWNTKIDTIKSRKDHCKKGSNRWNRLHKTYIKMEAKKSNQIKDFQHKLSKTMIENTRANTIIVGDLNVKKMAQSKKVTGKRKRPQNRITDGYLHHCKYPGDVITRKKLLPRFHQKAGRGSSHTPSKYIIIDTTCTLLYPAWVYEGWEFLCFFL; encoded by the coding sequence ATGTGGACAACCAGGGCAAATATGCATCTGACGAAGAAGATAAAGATCAATCCAACTGAAGAACAGATAGATGTTCTTTGGCAATTATCTGAACAATGTAGATGCCTCTATAATTTTGCTTTAGCTGAAAGAAAAAACTCATGGGAAACTGAACAAAGAACTGTAAAGTACGTAGAACAACAGAATCACCTTCCAGCATTGAAAGAAAGTTTCTCTCATAAGGCAAATGAAATTCCATTATCTTTTGAAGTCGGAAACGTCTGTGATTTGTTGGCAATCAAGCAGGTTGAAATCTACAATTATGATCCGTACAAGGGTAGAGGAAATTTCGTTGTATCAATAACATATGATGAAAATCCTATAAGTCCCATAACAGAGTATGTTGATAACGATTTGTATCAAGCAATAGACTTAGGAATCACGAAAATAGTAACAGCAGTAAACACTCAAGGAAAATTCTTTGAAGTTAAAACACCACGTTCAGATCAATACTGGAATACAAAAATAGATACAATCAAATCCAGAAAAGATCATTGTAAAAAAGGAAGCAATAGATGGAATAGACTGCACAAAACATATATAAAGATGGAAGCAAAAAAGTCTAATCAGATAAAAGATTTTCAACATAAGCTTTCCAAAACCATGATTGAGAACACCAGAGCCAATACAATAATTGTTGGTGATCTTAACGTAAAAAAAATGGCTCAATCAAAGAAAGTAACTGGAAAAAGAAAACGTCCTCAGAACAGGATTACAGATGGATACTTGCATCACTGCAAATATCCAGGTGACGTAATCACTCGAAAGAAGCTCCTTCCTCGCTTTCATCAGAAAGCAGGGCGGGGTAGTTCACATACTCCCAGTAAATACATTATAATCGACACCACCTGTACATTACTGTATCCTGCATGGGTTTATGAGGGTTGGGAGTTTTTATGTTTCTTTCTGTAA
- the tnpA gene encoding IS200/IS605 family transposase, which yields MYSLHYHLVQCVKYRRKALTNPLVVDFLKTKIHNISETFDVEVLNIECDKDYFHLLFSAKPSLDIPKYIGSSRIHP from the coding sequence GTGTATTCACTCCATTATCATTTAGTTCAGTGTGTGAAATATAGGAGAAAAGCTCTAACGAACCCTTTAGTTGTTGATTTTCTTAAAACTAAAATCCATAACATAAGTGAAACATTCGATGTTGAAGTGCTGAATATAGAGTGTGACAAAGACTATTTTCACTTATTATTTTCAGCAAAACCTTCGCTTGATATTCCAAAATATATAGGGTCCTCTCGAATTCACCCTTAA
- a CDS encoding methylenetetrahydrofolate reductase: MLFNFREKLNSRKFLVTVEVSPPKGTRFSASLEDTCQLKGAVDALNVTDNQCSIMHMSSLAFSKLLLDQGHEPIMQLTCRDRNRIGLQSDLLGAYALGIRNICLMTGDHPICGDHPGSKPVYDLDSVQLIELVRKLDSGIDFAGKKLDGSTSFCAGAVSGIDPENILQLIKLEKKVRCGADFIQTQAVYDVGRFEEFTEAVNHLEVPVIAGLIPLKSLGMAEYMNKNISGIHVPEETMLRMKDAASPIEEGLLIASETIKELTKLSRGVHIMPIGSHKNTPRLLSMAGISDKQRDPENSL; encoded by the coding sequence ATGCTTTTTAATTTTCGTGAAAAACTGAACTCCAGGAAGTTTCTGGTTACTGTTGAAGTCTCTCCCCCCAAAGGGACCAGGTTTTCAGCTTCCCTGGAGGATACCTGCCAGTTAAAAGGTGCTGTGGATGCCCTGAACGTTACGGACAATCAGTGCTCAATTATGCACATGAGTTCACTGGCTTTCAGCAAGCTTCTGCTCGATCAAGGGCATGAACCTATCATGCAGCTTACCTGTCGGGACCGGAACAGAATCGGGCTTCAATCCGATCTTCTGGGAGCATACGCTCTGGGAATCCGGAACATCTGCTTGATGACCGGAGATCATCCTATCTGTGGAGATCATCCAGGCTCAAAACCCGTTTATGATCTTGACTCCGTACAGCTCATTGAACTTGTCAGGAAGCTTGATTCAGGCATTGATTTTGCAGGAAAAAAGCTGGATGGAAGCACTTCCTTTTGTGCAGGCGCGGTCTCAGGCATAGATCCTGAAAATATATTGCAGTTAATAAAGCTTGAAAAAAAGGTCAGATGCGGAGCCGATTTTATCCAGACACAGGCTGTGTATGACGTGGGAAGGTTCGAGGAGTTTACGGAAGCAGTAAACCATCTTGAGGTACCTGTGATTGCAGGTTTGATTCCTCTCAAATCCCTGGGCATGGCTGAATATATGAATAAAAACATCTCAGGAATTCATGTGCCTGAAGAAACCATGCTTCGAATGAAAGATGCAGCTTCCCCTATAGAAGAAGGTCTGTTAATAGCTTCCGAAACTATAAAAGAATTGACAAAACTCTCACGAGGGGTTCACATTATGCCAATCGGATCTCACAAAAACACCCCCAGACTGCTTTCCATGGCTGGAATTTCAGATAAACAACGGGATCCCGAAAATTCACTTTAA
- a CDS encoding methylenetetrahydrofolate reductase C-terminal domain-containing protein, translating to MIITSAKPFEEILSLLKDEDNIFVVGCNVCAAKLKTGGEPEVLEMCRRLEESGKHVIGWALPTAACSIRSYESLAEKNEKIKEAHCILVMGCGSGVSAVASVVDLPIYGSNNTLSLGGSGGGKLLSNQCVMCGDCTISEYGGLCPKSQCPKALLNGPCGGAVEGMCEVNRENNCVWALIYERLKKINRLDLLYVTHAPQEHGFK from the coding sequence ATGATCATAACTTCAGCAAAACCCTTTGAAGAAATCCTTTCCCTGTTAAAAGATGAAGACAATATCTTTGTTGTCGGATGTAACGTATGTGCTGCAAAACTGAAGACTGGAGGAGAACCTGAAGTCCTTGAGATGTGCAGGCGGCTTGAAGAGAGCGGAAAGCACGTTATAGGCTGGGCTCTTCCAACTGCAGCCTGCAGTATCCGGTCCTATGAATCTCTAGCTGAGAAAAATGAGAAAATAAAAGAGGCGCATTGCATTCTTGTTATGGGTTGTGGCAGTGGAGTTTCTGCTGTTGCCAGTGTTGTTGATTTGCCTATATATGGTTCGAACAACACTCTTTCACTTGGCGGTTCTGGTGGAGGCAAGCTTCTTTCCAACCAGTGCGTTATGTGTGGGGACTGTACCATAAGTGAATATGGCGGTCTCTGTCCGAAATCTCAATGCCCTAAGGCACTTCTCAACGGGCCCTGCGGAGGGGCTGTGGAAGGGATGTGCGAGGTAAACAGGGAAAATAACTGTGTATGGGCTCTTATCTATGAGCGTTTGAAAAAGATCAACAGGCTTGACCTTCTTTACGTTACCCATGCCCCCCAGGAGCATGGTTTTAAATAA
- the folP gene encoding dihydropteroate synthase, with protein MVVNTDICGLKVGDQYPAHVMGVINVSPESFYKGSISSPESALEVARKMVEDGATFLDLGARSTWLFSENISRKEELERLLPVLEALEGNVDVVISVDTMFSEIAEEALKRGADVINDVSGFTADPRMIKVVADHGCPAVVMASKKIPGDPLGMDSIIEALDSIIQAAKAGGIEPDSLILDPAIGRWTEEKLPMYDFETLDDFERLKIFEKPLLAALSRKSFIGDVLGKSANERLYGSLAAAAIAVHKGAHIIRTHDVPETSDVIKLSGALRSRVSVVKEDRYEVSVLEVKTPQDAGIAMRNIGATKVGSQVMQGKSIHLMLKIRNLTTTEALIIKQEMLARGGDAALARDAVSHETETTDVLVMGTLLQFGRLARKLDGQARSLPLIAEMIRECISNRTSLEYRYLR; from the coding sequence ATGGTAGTTAATACTGATATCTGTGGTCTAAAGGTGGGAGATCAATATCCTGCACATGTAATGGGCGTTATTAACGTGAGCCCTGAGTCTTTTTACAAAGGTTCGATATCAAGTCCAGAATCCGCACTTGAGGTCGCCCGGAAAATGGTTGAGGACGGAGCAACCTTCCTGGATCTGGGTGCACGGTCCACATGGCTCTTTTCAGAAAATATAAGCAGAAAAGAAGAACTTGAGCGCTTACTGCCTGTGCTTGAAGCGCTGGAAGGCAATGTGGATGTGGTAATTTCCGTTGACACGATGTTTTCCGAAATTGCAGAAGAAGCTCTCAAAAGAGGGGCAGATGTCATAAACGATGTTTCCGGTTTTACAGCAGACCCTAGAATGATAAAAGTGGTGGCAGACCATGGCTGCCCGGCTGTGGTTATGGCTTCTAAAAAAATACCCGGAGATCCTCTGGGCATGGATTCCATTATTGAAGCACTTGATTCCATTATACAGGCTGCTAAGGCTGGAGGTATAGAACCTGACAGCCTCATTCTTGATCCCGCAATAGGCAGGTGGACAGAAGAAAAGCTTCCGATGTATGATTTTGAAACCCTGGATGATTTTGAACGCCTTAAGATTTTTGAAAAACCTCTGCTTGCAGCCCTTTCAAGGAAGTCCTTTATAGGAGATGTGCTTGGAAAATCTGCAAATGAAAGACTCTACGGCAGCCTGGCTGCAGCAGCAATTGCTGTTCACAAAGGTGCACATATTATCCGTACACATGATGTCCCCGAGACTTCTGACGTTATTAAGCTTTCAGGAGCCCTGAGAAGCCGGGTAAGTGTTGTAAAGGAAGACAGGTATGAGGTTTCGGTGCTTGAAGTAAAAACTCCTCAGGACGCAGGAATTGCAATGAGGAATATTGGAGCTACAAAAGTCGGTTCGCAGGTAATGCAGGGAAAAAGCATCCATCTTATGTTAAAGATAAGGAACCTTACAACCACGGAAGCTCTGATAATAAAACAGGAGATGCTTGCAAGGGGTGGAGATGCAGCCCTTGCAAGAGATGCAGTTTCCCATGAAACGGAAACTACTGACGTGCTTGTGATGGGTACCCTGCTGCAATTTGGACGCCTTGCCAGAAAACTGGATGGGCAGGCTCGTTCCCTCCCACTTATTGCAGAAATGATCCGCGAATGTATTTCAAATCGGACTAGTCTGGAATACCGATATTTGAGGTAA
- a CDS encoding bifunctional methylenetetrahydrofolate dehydrogenase/methenyltetrahydrofolate cyclohydrolase yields the protein MSDESYDSRIIDGKVLAQQVEEEVRSGVEDLESNRGVTPGLATILVGDDPASKMYVRLKHRACERVGISAEDYLLPAEATQEELLALIDSLNKNKDVHAILLQLPLPKHFSPQEAMEAISPAKDADGFHPYNMGKLMIGDEGLVPCTPHGIIRALEEYNVPVKGKNAVIVGHSNVVGKPMAAMLLNRNATVSVCHIFTDDLKKYTLGADIIVVAAGVKHLIKADMVKEGAVLFDVGITQEEGGVFGDVDFKNVIQKASLITPVPGGVGPMTIAMLMKHVLMCAEKSL from the coding sequence TTGTCAGATGAAAGCTATGATTCACGGATTATAGATGGAAAAGTCCTTGCACAGCAGGTTGAAGAAGAAGTGAGGTCAGGAGTCGAAGACCTCGAAAGCAACCGAGGAGTCACCCCGGGGCTTGCTACCATCCTTGTAGGGGACGACCCTGCATCAAAGATGTACGTCCGCCTGAAGCACAGAGCCTGCGAGCGTGTGGGTATCAGCGCAGAAGATTACCTTCTTCCGGCAGAAGCCACTCAGGAAGAACTTCTTGCCCTGATTGATTCTCTTAACAAAAACAAAGATGTTCACGCAATCCTGCTCCAGCTTCCGCTGCCGAAGCACTTCTCTCCGCAAGAAGCAATGGAAGCTATATCTCCTGCAAAAGATGCAGATGGCTTTCACCCCTATAATATGGGAAAACTCATGATAGGGGATGAAGGCCTTGTCCCCTGCACTCCGCACGGGATTATCAGGGCACTTGAGGAGTATAATGTGCCTGTTAAGGGCAAAAATGCGGTTATTGTCGGGCACAGCAATGTTGTGGGAAAACCCATGGCAGCAATGCTTCTGAACAGAAACGCAACCGTTTCGGTCTGTCATATATTCACCGATGATCTGAAGAAGTACACCCTTGGTGCCGATATCATAGTGGTTGCGGCAGGGGTCAAGCACCTCATCAAAGCAGACATGGTTAAAGAAGGGGCTGTACTCTTTGACGTGGGAATAACCCAGGAGGAAGGTGGAGTATTCGGAGACGTTGACTTTAAAAACGTAATCCAAAAAGCTTCTCTTATAACTCCTGTCCCTGGCGGCGTAGGTCCCATGACAATTGCCATGCTCATGAAGCATGTGCTGATGTGTGCGGAGAAAAGCCTTTAA